In Drosophila simulans strain w501 chromosome 3R, Prin_Dsim_3.1, whole genome shotgun sequence, a single window of DNA contains:
- the LOC27207437 gene encoding 60S ribosomal protein L10a-2: MASKVSRDTIYAAVKNILLNSQAKGPDCLETVELQIGLRDYDPDKCKRFHGSILLHQLAVPQLKVCVFGDQEHCYEAKSIGVDCLDVEALKRLNKDPKLTKKLSKAYDVFLASESIIKQIPRLLGPGLTNAGKFLTPLARGESMSSKINILSTKKKQMKRMECLSVNVGHVGMQPEELAQNIAISINFLVSLLKDNWQNVRSLHIKSSLGVPLQLY; this comes from the coding sequence ATGGCGTCGAAAGTTTCTCGCGATACGATTTACGCTGCTGTCAAAAATATCCTGCTTAACTCACAGGCCAAAGGACCAGACTGCCTGGAGACGGTGGAGCTGCAGATTGGGCTCAGGGACTATGATCCTGACAAATGCAAGCGGTTCCATGGAAGTATACTACTGCATCAGCTGGCGGTTCCACAGCTAAAGGTCTGCGTCTTCGGGGATCAGGAGCACTGTTATGAGGCCAAATCCATAGGAGTTGATTGCCTGGATGTGGAGGCTTTGAAAAGGCTGAACAAAGATCCCAAGTTGACAAAGAAGTTGTCCAAAGCTTACGATGTCTTCCTAGCCTCCGAATCGATAATCAAGCAGATCCCAAGGCTACTGGGTCCTGGTCTTACCAATGCGGGCAAGTTTCTCACTCCTTTGGCCCGTGGGGAATCCATGAGCTCCAAAATCAATATACTATCTACCAAAAAGAAGCAAATGAAAAGGATGGAATGTCTTTCCGTTAATGTTGGCCATGTTGGCATGCAACCAGAGGAACTAGCTCAAAACATAGCAATATCAATCAACTTTTTAGTGTCCTTGCTGAAGGATAACTGGCAGAATGTGCGCTCACTTCATATAAAATCTTCCTTGGGCGTACCACTTCAACTCTATTGA